In one window of Lynx canadensis isolate LIC74 chromosome A3, mLynCan4.pri.v2, whole genome shotgun sequence DNA:
- the LOC115511289 gene encoding LOW QUALITY PROTEIN: 60S ribosomal protein L32-like (The sequence of the model RefSeq protein was modified relative to this genomic sequence to represent the inferred CDS: inserted 1 base in 1 codon), giving the protein MVSDEKSMVIVPFHLLLGITAALRPLVKPEIIKKRTKKFIRHQSDRSVKIKCDSWKPRGIDNRVXQKSMPSTGYGSVKKAKHVLPSGFWKFRVHNARELEVLLMRSKSHCAGIVYNVSPPETREAMVERTAQLSIRVTSPDARLHDEEK; this is encoded by the exons atggtttctgatgaaaaatccaTGGTTATTGTTCCCTT CCATCTCCTACTTGGCATCACGGCTGCCCTCAGACCTTTGGTGAAGCCCGAGATCATTAAAAAGAGGACCAAAAAGTTCATCCGGCACCAGTCAGACCGATCTGTCAAAATCAAGTGTGACTCGTGGAAACCCAGAGGCATTGACAATAGGG CCCAGAAGTCGATGCCCAGCACTGGTTATGGGAGCGTCAAGAAAGCCAAGCATGTGCTGCCCAGTGGCTTCTGGAAGTTCCGAGTCCACAACGCCAGGGAGCTTGAAGTGCTGCTGATGCGCAGCAAATCTCACTGTGCAGGGATTGTCTACAATGTGTCCCCCCCGGAGACCCGCGAAGCCATGGTGGAAAGaacagcccaactgtccatcagaGTCACCAGTCCTGATGCCAGGCTGCACGACGAAGAAAAGTGA